The proteins below are encoded in one region of Macaca nemestrina isolate mMacNem1 chromosome 10, mMacNem.hap1, whole genome shotgun sequence:
- the LOC105474393 gene encoding eukaryotic translation initiation factor 4B isoform X2 produces the protein MAASAKKKNKKGKTISLTDFLAEDGGTGGGSTYVSKPVSWADETDDLEGDVSTTWHSNDDDVYRAPPIDRSILPTAPRAAREPNIDRSRLPKSPPYTAFLGNLPYDVTEESIKEFFRGLNISAVRLPREPSNPERLKGFGYAEFEDLDSLLSALSLNEESLGNRRIRVDVADQAQDKDRDDRSFGRDRNRDSDKTDTDWRARPATDSFDDYPPRRGDDSFGDKYRDRYDSDRYRDGYRDGPRRDMDRYGGRDRYDDRGSRDYDRGYDSRIGSGRRAFGSGYRRDDDYRGGGDRYEDRYDRRDDRSWSSRDDYSRDDYRRDDRVSFNLGPPQRPKLNLKPRSTPKEDDSSASTSQSSRAASIFGGAKPVDTAAREREVEERLQKEQEKLQRQLDEPKLERRPRERHPSWRSEETQERERSRTGSESSQTGTSATSGRNPRRRESEKSLENETLNKEEDCHSPTSKPPKPDQPLKVMPAPPPKENAWVKRSSNPPARSQSSDTEQQSPTSGGGKVAPAQPSEEGPARKDENKVDGMNVPKGQTGTSSRGPGDGGNKDHWKESDRKDGKKDQDSRSAPEPKKPEENPASKFSSASKYAALSVDGEDENEGEDYAE, from the exons TTTCAACAACGTGGCACAGTAATGATGACGATGTGTACAGGGCGCCTCCAATTGACCGTTCCATCCTTCCCACTGCTCCACGGGCTGCTCGGGAACCCAATATCGACCGGAGCCGTCTTCCCAAATCGCCACCCTACACTGCTTTTCTAGGGAACCTACCCTATGATGTGACAGAAGAGTCAATTAAGGAATTCTTTAGAGGATTAAAT ATCAGTGCAGTGCGTTTACCACGTGAACCCAGCAATCCAGAGAGGTTGAAAGGTTTTGGTTATGCTGAATTTGAGGACCTGGATTCCCTGCTCAGTGCCCTGAGTCTCAATGAAGAG TCTCTAGGTAACAGGAGAATTCGAGTGGACGTTGCTGATCAAGCACAGGATAAAG ACAGGGATGATCGTTCTTTTGGCCGTGATAGAAATCGGGATTCTGACAAAACAGATACAGACTGGAgggctcgtcctgctacagacAGCTTTGATGACTACCCACCTAGAAGAGGTGATGATAGCTTTGGAGACA AGTATCGAGATCGTTATGATTCAGACCGGTATCGGGATGGGTATCGGGATGGCCCACGCCGGGATATGGATCGATATGGTGGCCGGGATCGCTATGATGACCGAGGCAGCAGAGACTATGATAGAG GCTATGATTCCCGGATAGGCAGTGGCAGAAGAGCATTTGGCAGTGGGTATCGCAGGGATGATGACTACAGAGGAGGCGGGGACCGCTATGAAGACCGATACGACAGACGGGATGATCGGTCGTGGAGCTCCAGAGATGATTACTCTCGGGATGATTATAGGCGCGATGACAGag TTTCATTTAACTTAGGTCCCCCTCAAAGACCCAAACTGAATCTAAAGCCTCGGAGTACTCCTAAGGAAGATGATTCCTCTGCTAGTACCTCCCAGTCCAGTCGAGCTGCTTCTATCTTTGGAGGGGCAAAGCCTGTTGACACAGCTGCTAGAGAAAGAGAAGTAGAAGAACGGCTACAGAAGGAACAAGAGAAGTTGCAGCGTCAGCTGGATGAGCCAAAACTAGAACGACGGCCTCGGGAGAG ACACCCAAGCTGGCGAAGTGAAGAAACTCAGGAACGGGAACGGTCGAGGACAGGAAGTGAGTCATCACAGACTGGGACCTCCGCCACATCTGGCAGAA ATCCAcgaaggagagagagtgagaagtcTCTAGAAAATGAAACACTCAATAAGGAGGAAGATTGTCACTCTCCAACTTCTAAACCTCCCAAACCTGATCAGCCCCTAAAGGTAATGCCAGCCCCTCCACCAAAGGAGAATGCTTGGGTGAAGCGAAGTTCTAACCCTCCAGCTCGATCTCAGAGCTCAGACACAGAGCAGCAATCCCCTACAAG TGGTGGGGGAAAAGTAGCTCCAGCTCAACCATCTGAGGAAGGACCAGCAAGGAAAG ATGAAAATAAAGTAGATGGGATGAATGTCCCAAAAGGCCAAACTGGGACCTCTAGCCGTGGACCAGGAGACGGAGGGAACAAAGACCACTGGAAGGAGTCAGATAG GAAAGATGGCAAAAAGGATCAAGACTCCAGATCTGCACCTGAGCCAAAGAAACCTGAGGAAAATCCAGCTTCG AAGTTCAGTTCTGCAAGCAAGTATGCTGCTCTCTCTGTTGATGGTGAAGATGAAAACGAGGGAGAAGATTATGCCGAATAG
- the LOC105474393 gene encoding eukaryotic translation initiation factor 4B isoform X4 — translation MAASAKKKNKKGKTISLTDFLAEDGGTGGGSTYVSKPVSWADETDDLEGDVSTTWHSNDDDVYRAPPIDRSILPTAPRAAREPNIDRSRLPKSPPYTAFLGNLPYDVTEESIKEFFRGLNISAVRLPREPSNPERLKGFGYAEFEDLDSLLSALSLNEESLGNRRIRVDVADQAQDKDRDDRSFGRDRNRDSDKTDTDWRARPATDSFDDYPPRRGDDSFGDKYRDRYDSDRYRDGYRDGPRRDMDRYGGRDRYDDRGSRDYDRGYDSRIGSGRRAFGSGYRRDDDYRGGGDRYEDRYDRRDDRSWSSRDDYSRDDYRRDDRGPPQRPKLNLKPRSTPKEDDSSASTSQSSRAASIFGGAKPVDTAAREREVEERLQKEQEKLQRQLDEPKLERRPRERHPSWRSEETQERERSRTGSESSQTGTSATSGRNPRRRESEKSLENETLNKEEDCHSPTSKPPKPDQPLKVMPAPPPKENAWVKRSSNPPARSQSSDTEQQSPTSGGGKVAPAQPSEEGPARKDENKVDGMNVPKGQTGTSSRGPGDGGNKDHWKESDRKDGKKDQDSRSAPEPKKPEENPASKFSSASKYAALSVDGEDENEGEDYAE, via the exons TTTCAACAACGTGGCACAGTAATGATGACGATGTGTACAGGGCGCCTCCAATTGACCGTTCCATCCTTCCCACTGCTCCACGGGCTGCTCGGGAACCCAATATCGACCGGAGCCGTCTTCCCAAATCGCCACCCTACACTGCTTTTCTAGGGAACCTACCCTATGATGTGACAGAAGAGTCAATTAAGGAATTCTTTAGAGGATTAAAT ATCAGTGCAGTGCGTTTACCACGTGAACCCAGCAATCCAGAGAGGTTGAAAGGTTTTGGTTATGCTGAATTTGAGGACCTGGATTCCCTGCTCAGTGCCCTGAGTCTCAATGAAGAG TCTCTAGGTAACAGGAGAATTCGAGTGGACGTTGCTGATCAAGCACAGGATAAAG ACAGGGATGATCGTTCTTTTGGCCGTGATAGAAATCGGGATTCTGACAAAACAGATACAGACTGGAgggctcgtcctgctacagacAGCTTTGATGACTACCCACCTAGAAGAGGTGATGATAGCTTTGGAGACA AGTATCGAGATCGTTATGATTCAGACCGGTATCGGGATGGGTATCGGGATGGCCCACGCCGGGATATGGATCGATATGGTGGCCGGGATCGCTATGATGACCGAGGCAGCAGAGACTATGATAGAG GCTATGATTCCCGGATAGGCAGTGGCAGAAGAGCATTTGGCAGTGGGTATCGCAGGGATGATGACTACAGAGGAGGCGGGGACCGCTATGAAGACCGATACGACAGACGGGATGATCGGTCGTGGAGCTCCAGAGATGATTACTCTCGGGATGATTATAGGCGCGATGACAGag GTCCCCCTCAAAGACCCAAACTGAATCTAAAGCCTCGGAGTACTCCTAAGGAAGATGATTCCTCTGCTAGTACCTCCCAGTCCAGTCGAGCTGCTTCTATCTTTGGAGGGGCAAAGCCTGTTGACACAGCTGCTAGAGAAAGAGAAGTAGAAGAACGGCTACAGAAGGAACAAGAGAAGTTGCAGCGTCAGCTGGATGAGCCAAAACTAGAACGACGGCCTCGGGAGAG ACACCCAAGCTGGCGAAGTGAAGAAACTCAGGAACGGGAACGGTCGAGGACAGGAAGTGAGTCATCACAGACTGGGACCTCCGCCACATCTGGCAGAA ATCCAcgaaggagagagagtgagaagtcTCTAGAAAATGAAACACTCAATAAGGAGGAAGATTGTCACTCTCCAACTTCTAAACCTCCCAAACCTGATCAGCCCCTAAAGGTAATGCCAGCCCCTCCACCAAAGGAGAATGCTTGGGTGAAGCGAAGTTCTAACCCTCCAGCTCGATCTCAGAGCTCAGACACAGAGCAGCAATCCCCTACAAG TGGTGGGGGAAAAGTAGCTCCAGCTCAACCATCTGAGGAAGGACCAGCAAGGAAAG ATGAAAATAAAGTAGATGGGATGAATGTCCCAAAAGGCCAAACTGGGACCTCTAGCCGTGGACCAGGAGACGGAGGGAACAAAGACCACTGGAAGGAGTCAGATAG GAAAGATGGCAAAAAGGATCAAGACTCCAGATCTGCACCTGAGCCAAAGAAACCTGAGGAAAATCCAGCTTCG AAGTTCAGTTCTGCAAGCAAGTATGCTGCTCTCTCTGTTGATGGTGAAGATGAAAACGAGGGAGAAGATTATGCCGAATAG
- the LOC105474393 gene encoding eukaryotic translation initiation factor 4B isoform X1 has protein sequence MAASAKKKNKKGKTISLTDFLAEDGGTGGGSTYVSKPVSWADETDDLEGDVSTTWHSNDDDVYRAPPIDRSILPTAPRAAREPNIDRSRLPKSPPYTAFLGNLPYDVTEESIKEFFRGLNISAVRLPREPSNPERLKGFGYAEFEDLDSLLSALSLNEESLGNRRIRVDVADQAQDKDRDDRSFGRDRNRDSDKTDTDWRARPATDSFDDYPPRRGDDSFGDKYRDRYDSDRYRDGYRDGPRRDMDRYGGRDRYDDRGSRDYDRGYDSRIGSGRRAFGSGYRRDDDYRGGGDRYEDRYDRRDDRSWSSRDDYSRDDYRRDDRVSFNLGPPQRPKLNLKPRSTPKEDDSSASTSQSSRAASIFGGAKPVDTAAREREVEERLQKEQEKLQRQLDEPKLERRPRERHPSWRSEETQERERSRTGSESSQTGTSATSGRSKSDQDPRRRESEKSLENETLNKEEDCHSPTSKPPKPDQPLKVMPAPPPKENAWVKRSSNPPARSQSSDTEQQSPTSGGGKVAPAQPSEEGPARKDENKVDGMNVPKGQTGTSSRGPGDGGNKDHWKESDRKDGKKDQDSRSAPEPKKPEENPASKFSSASKYAALSVDGEDENEGEDYAE, from the exons TTTCAACAACGTGGCACAGTAATGATGACGATGTGTACAGGGCGCCTCCAATTGACCGTTCCATCCTTCCCACTGCTCCACGGGCTGCTCGGGAACCCAATATCGACCGGAGCCGTCTTCCCAAATCGCCACCCTACACTGCTTTTCTAGGGAACCTACCCTATGATGTGACAGAAGAGTCAATTAAGGAATTCTTTAGAGGATTAAAT ATCAGTGCAGTGCGTTTACCACGTGAACCCAGCAATCCAGAGAGGTTGAAAGGTTTTGGTTATGCTGAATTTGAGGACCTGGATTCCCTGCTCAGTGCCCTGAGTCTCAATGAAGAG TCTCTAGGTAACAGGAGAATTCGAGTGGACGTTGCTGATCAAGCACAGGATAAAG ACAGGGATGATCGTTCTTTTGGCCGTGATAGAAATCGGGATTCTGACAAAACAGATACAGACTGGAgggctcgtcctgctacagacAGCTTTGATGACTACCCACCTAGAAGAGGTGATGATAGCTTTGGAGACA AGTATCGAGATCGTTATGATTCAGACCGGTATCGGGATGGGTATCGGGATGGCCCACGCCGGGATATGGATCGATATGGTGGCCGGGATCGCTATGATGACCGAGGCAGCAGAGACTATGATAGAG GCTATGATTCCCGGATAGGCAGTGGCAGAAGAGCATTTGGCAGTGGGTATCGCAGGGATGATGACTACAGAGGAGGCGGGGACCGCTATGAAGACCGATACGACAGACGGGATGATCGGTCGTGGAGCTCCAGAGATGATTACTCTCGGGATGATTATAGGCGCGATGACAGag TTTCATTTAACTTAGGTCCCCCTCAAAGACCCAAACTGAATCTAAAGCCTCGGAGTACTCCTAAGGAAGATGATTCCTCTGCTAGTACCTCCCAGTCCAGTCGAGCTGCTTCTATCTTTGGAGGGGCAAAGCCTGTTGACACAGCTGCTAGAGAAAGAGAAGTAGAAGAACGGCTACAGAAGGAACAAGAGAAGTTGCAGCGTCAGCTGGATGAGCCAAAACTAGAACGACGGCCTCGGGAGAG ACACCCAAGCTGGCGAAGTGAAGAAACTCAGGAACGGGAACGGTCGAGGACAGGAAGTGAGTCATCACAGACTGGGACCTCCGCCACATCTGGCAGAAGTAAGTCAGACCAGG ATCCAcgaaggagagagagtgagaagtcTCTAGAAAATGAAACACTCAATAAGGAGGAAGATTGTCACTCTCCAACTTCTAAACCTCCCAAACCTGATCAGCCCCTAAAGGTAATGCCAGCCCCTCCACCAAAGGAGAATGCTTGGGTGAAGCGAAGTTCTAACCCTCCAGCTCGATCTCAGAGCTCAGACACAGAGCAGCAATCCCCTACAAG TGGTGGGGGAAAAGTAGCTCCAGCTCAACCATCTGAGGAAGGACCAGCAAGGAAAG ATGAAAATAAAGTAGATGGGATGAATGTCCCAAAAGGCCAAACTGGGACCTCTAGCCGTGGACCAGGAGACGGAGGGAACAAAGACCACTGGAAGGAGTCAGATAG GAAAGATGGCAAAAAGGATCAAGACTCCAGATCTGCACCTGAGCCAAAGAAACCTGAGGAAAATCCAGCTTCG AAGTTCAGTTCTGCAAGCAAGTATGCTGCTCTCTCTGTTGATGGTGAAGATGAAAACGAGGGAGAAGATTATGCCGAATAG
- the LOC105474393 gene encoding eukaryotic translation initiation factor 4B isoform X3 — MAASAKKKNKKGKTISLTDFLAEDGGTGGGSTYVSKPVSWADETDDLEGDVSTTWHSNDDDVYRAPPIDRSILPTAPRAAREPNIDRSRLPKSPPYTAFLGNLPYDVTEESIKEFFRGLNISAVRLPREPSNPERLKGFGYAEFEDLDSLLSALSLNEESLGNRRIRVDVADQAQDKDRDDRSFGRDRNRDSDKTDTDWRARPATDSFDDYPPRRGDDSFGDKYRDRYDSDRYRDGYRDGPRRDMDRYGGRDRYDDRGSRDYDRGYDSRIGSGRRAFGSGYRRDDDYRGGGDRYEDRYDRRDDRSWSSRDDYSRDDYRRDDRGPPQRPKLNLKPRSTPKEDDSSASTSQSSRAASIFGGAKPVDTAAREREVEERLQKEQEKLQRQLDEPKLERRPRERHPSWRSEETQERERSRTGSESSQTGTSATSGRSKSDQDPRRRESEKSLENETLNKEEDCHSPTSKPPKPDQPLKVMPAPPPKENAWVKRSSNPPARSQSSDTEQQSPTSGGGKVAPAQPSEEGPARKDENKVDGMNVPKGQTGTSSRGPGDGGNKDHWKESDRKDGKKDQDSRSAPEPKKPEENPASKFSSASKYAALSVDGEDENEGEDYAE, encoded by the exons TTTCAACAACGTGGCACAGTAATGATGACGATGTGTACAGGGCGCCTCCAATTGACCGTTCCATCCTTCCCACTGCTCCACGGGCTGCTCGGGAACCCAATATCGACCGGAGCCGTCTTCCCAAATCGCCACCCTACACTGCTTTTCTAGGGAACCTACCCTATGATGTGACAGAAGAGTCAATTAAGGAATTCTTTAGAGGATTAAAT ATCAGTGCAGTGCGTTTACCACGTGAACCCAGCAATCCAGAGAGGTTGAAAGGTTTTGGTTATGCTGAATTTGAGGACCTGGATTCCCTGCTCAGTGCCCTGAGTCTCAATGAAGAG TCTCTAGGTAACAGGAGAATTCGAGTGGACGTTGCTGATCAAGCACAGGATAAAG ACAGGGATGATCGTTCTTTTGGCCGTGATAGAAATCGGGATTCTGACAAAACAGATACAGACTGGAgggctcgtcctgctacagacAGCTTTGATGACTACCCACCTAGAAGAGGTGATGATAGCTTTGGAGACA AGTATCGAGATCGTTATGATTCAGACCGGTATCGGGATGGGTATCGGGATGGCCCACGCCGGGATATGGATCGATATGGTGGCCGGGATCGCTATGATGACCGAGGCAGCAGAGACTATGATAGAG GCTATGATTCCCGGATAGGCAGTGGCAGAAGAGCATTTGGCAGTGGGTATCGCAGGGATGATGACTACAGAGGAGGCGGGGACCGCTATGAAGACCGATACGACAGACGGGATGATCGGTCGTGGAGCTCCAGAGATGATTACTCTCGGGATGATTATAGGCGCGATGACAGag GTCCCCCTCAAAGACCCAAACTGAATCTAAAGCCTCGGAGTACTCCTAAGGAAGATGATTCCTCTGCTAGTACCTCCCAGTCCAGTCGAGCTGCTTCTATCTTTGGAGGGGCAAAGCCTGTTGACACAGCTGCTAGAGAAAGAGAAGTAGAAGAACGGCTACAGAAGGAACAAGAGAAGTTGCAGCGTCAGCTGGATGAGCCAAAACTAGAACGACGGCCTCGGGAGAG ACACCCAAGCTGGCGAAGTGAAGAAACTCAGGAACGGGAACGGTCGAGGACAGGAAGTGAGTCATCACAGACTGGGACCTCCGCCACATCTGGCAGAAGTAAGTCAGACCAGG ATCCAcgaaggagagagagtgagaagtcTCTAGAAAATGAAACACTCAATAAGGAGGAAGATTGTCACTCTCCAACTTCTAAACCTCCCAAACCTGATCAGCCCCTAAAGGTAATGCCAGCCCCTCCACCAAAGGAGAATGCTTGGGTGAAGCGAAGTTCTAACCCTCCAGCTCGATCTCAGAGCTCAGACACAGAGCAGCAATCCCCTACAAG TGGTGGGGGAAAAGTAGCTCCAGCTCAACCATCTGAGGAAGGACCAGCAAGGAAAG ATGAAAATAAAGTAGATGGGATGAATGTCCCAAAAGGCCAAACTGGGACCTCTAGCCGTGGACCAGGAGACGGAGGGAACAAAGACCACTGGAAGGAGTCAGATAG GAAAGATGGCAAAAAGGATCAAGACTCCAGATCTGCACCTGAGCCAAAGAAACCTGAGGAAAATCCAGCTTCG AAGTTCAGTTCTGCAAGCAAGTATGCTGCTCTCTCTGTTGATGGTGAAGATGAAAACGAGGGAGAAGATTATGCCGAATAG